In a genomic window of Cytobacillus sp. FSL H8-0458:
- a CDS encoding general stress protein encodes MKKNILIGGYDTQQELKDAIEGAGSNGYQKKNLVIVSKDGANLESFADNYGVNLRIVGSQELGNQRFLDSVKALFMGEDPATSSGIDPDKKDGTRFDEHDLDHYASMVFDGKYVLIADYYGKYPDSSHDNQRVTAENSEGYLESASAREVVHESDIKTLADKSADTCCVKENHSRVPDSPKSAEMKTSAELNWDEQLTKDRLK; translated from the coding sequence ATGAAGAAGAATATATTAATAGGCGGATACGATACACAGCAAGAGCTTAAAGACGCCATTGAAGGTGCAGGGTCAAATGGGTATCAGAAGAAAAATCTGGTGATCGTCTCAAAGGATGGAGCAAATCTTGAAAGCTTTGCAGACAATTACGGAGTGAACTTGCGAATAGTCGGATCCCAGGAGCTGGGGAATCAGCGTTTTCTTGATTCAGTTAAAGCTCTTTTCATGGGGGAAGATCCGGCCACAAGTTCAGGAATTGATCCCGATAAAAAAGATGGTACACGGTTCGATGAACATGACCTGGATCATTACGCAAGCATGGTTTTTGACGGAAAATATGTTTTAATCGCTGACTATTATGGGAAGTATCCTGACTCCTCGCATGACAATCAGAGGGTCACTGCCGAAAACTCTGAAGGATATTTAGAGAGCGCTTCAGCCCGGGAGGTTGTCCATGAATCGGATATCAAAACACTGGCAGATAAATCTGCTGATACATGCTGTGTCAAAGAGAATCATAGTCGTGTACCGGATTCACCCAAGTCAGCAGAGATGAAAACCAGCGCTGAACTAAATTGGGATGAACAGCTTACTAAGGACAGGCTTAAATAG
- the yhbH gene encoding sporulation protein YhbH codes for MTNVNNHQFVISQEDWSLHRKGYDDQQRHQDKVQEAIRNNLPDLITEENIVMSNGREVVKIPIRSLDEYKIRYNYDKNKHVGQGDGDSQIGDVVARDGSGSQKGPGKGQGAGDQAGEDYFEAEVSLMEIEEALFKQLELPNLKRKEQDENLVEDIEFNDIRKTGLMGNIDKKRTMMSAFKRNAMKGKAAFHPIYKEDLKFKTWNEIVKPDSKAVVLAMMDTSGSMGIWEKYMARSFFFWMTRFLRTKYETVEIEFIAHHTEAKVVSEEDFFSKGESGGTICSSAYRKALELIDAKYDPRKFNIYPFHFSDGDNLTSDNARCVKLVEDLMKVSNMFGYGEVNQYNRHSTLMSAYKNIKNDDFRYYILKQKADVFHAMKSFFKQEEDKKKYA; via the coding sequence ATGACGAATGTCAATAACCATCAGTTTGTGATTTCCCAAGAAGATTGGTCCCTCCATCGCAAAGGCTATGATGACCAGCAGCGTCATCAGGATAAAGTCCAGGAAGCAATCCGCAACAATTTGCCTGATTTAATAACGGAAGAAAATATTGTAATGTCGAATGGGCGGGAAGTAGTAAAGATTCCAATTCGCTCATTGGATGAATACAAAATCCGTTATAACTATGATAAAAACAAACATGTCGGCCAAGGCGATGGAGATAGCCAGATTGGAGATGTAGTGGCACGTGACGGATCCGGCAGCCAGAAAGGACCCGGAAAAGGGCAAGGGGCAGGCGACCAGGCAGGCGAGGATTATTTTGAAGCAGAAGTATCACTGATGGAAATTGAAGAAGCTTTATTTAAACAATTGGAATTGCCTAATTTAAAGAGAAAAGAGCAGGATGAAAATCTGGTAGAGGACATTGAATTTAATGATATCAGAAAGACTGGATTAATGGGTAATATTGATAAGAAACGGACCATGATGTCAGCATTCAAGCGTAACGCAATGAAGGGAAAGGCAGCGTTCCACCCAATTTATAAGGAAGATTTGAAGTTTAAGACCTGGAATGAAATTGTAAAGCCTGATTCAAAGGCTGTCGTGCTTGCGATGATGGATACGAGCGGGTCGATGGGGATATGGGAAAAGTATATGGCCAGAAGCTTTTTCTTCTGGATGACCCGATTCCTGAGAACCAAATATGAAACAGTTGAAATTGAATTTATTGCCCACCATACAGAAGCAAAGGTGGTCTCAGAAGAGGATTTTTTCTCAAAAGGGGAAAGTGGTGGAACGATTTGTTCATCTGCCTACCGAAAAGCGCTTGAGCTGATAGATGCCAAGTACGATCCGCGTAAATTTAATATTTACCCATTCCACTTCTCAGACGGTGATAACCTGACCTCTGATAATGCCCGCTGTGTGAAGCTGGTGGAAGACCTGATGAAGGTGTCCAATATGTTTGGATACGGTGAGGTCAACCAGTATAACCGCCACTCGACACTGATGTCCGCCTATAAAAATATTAAAAATGATGATTTCCGATATTATATTCTTAAGCAAAAAGCAGATGTATTCCATGCGATGAAGAGCTTCTTCAAACAGGAAGAGGATAAGAAGAAATATGCCTAA
- a CDS encoding PrkA family serine protein kinase yields the protein MDILKKIEMYRHEEEKLKWEGTFGEYLEIVKEKPWVAQSAHSRVYNMIKDAGVEEVKGQKRYQFFSNQLFGLEEALERLVEEYFHPAAKRLDVRKRILLLMGPVSGGKSTLVTMLKRGLEQYSHAERGAVYAIKGCPMHEDPLHLIPHHLRKDFYDEYGIRIEGNLSPLNSMRLEQEYGGRIEDVLIERIIFSEDRRVGIGTFSPSDPKSQDIADLTGSIDFSTIAEYGSESDPRAYRFDGELNKANRGMMEFQEMLKCDEKFLWHLLSLTQEGNFKAGRFALISADELIVAHTNETEYRSFISNKKNEALHSRIIVMPIPYNLKVSEEEKIYDKMIRESDVSNVHIAPHTLRVAAMFTILTRMKDPKKGDIDLVKKMRLYDGESVEGYNRADVEELKKEHADEGMSGIDPRYVINRISSTIIRKNITSINALDVLRSLKEGLDQHPSITPELKERYLNFISLARKEYDDIAKKEVQKAFVYSYEESAKTLMENYLDNVEAYCNKAKLRDPLTGEEISPDEKLMRSIEEQIGISENAKKAFREEILIRISAYARKGKRFDYNSHDRLREAIQKKLFADLKDVVKITTSSKTPDEQQLKKVNEVVARLIDEHGYNSTSANELLRYVGSLLNR from the coding sequence ATGGATATTCTAAAAAAAATTGAGATGTACAGACACGAGGAAGAAAAGCTTAAATGGGAAGGGACTTTTGGAGAGTATTTAGAAATTGTTAAAGAGAAGCCATGGGTTGCCCAGTCAGCACATTCGCGGGTATATAATATGATTAAGGATGCTGGTGTCGAAGAAGTGAAGGGGCAAAAACGATATCAATTTTTCAGCAATCAGCTCTTTGGTTTAGAAGAAGCATTGGAAAGGCTGGTAGAAGAGTATTTTCATCCTGCTGCCAAACGCCTTGATGTCCGTAAAAGGATTCTTTTATTAATGGGGCCGGTCAGCGGCGGTAAATCAACATTAGTGACAATGCTAAAGAGAGGTTTGGAGCAATATTCCCACGCTGAAAGGGGCGCGGTCTATGCTATTAAGGGCTGCCCAATGCATGAAGATCCGCTTCATTTAATTCCGCATCATCTCCGCAAGGACTTTTATGATGAGTATGGAATAAGAATTGAAGGAAACCTGTCGCCATTGAATAGTATGCGTCTCGAACAGGAGTATGGCGGCCGCATAGAAGATGTTTTAATTGAACGAATCATTTTCTCAGAAGACCGCAGGGTGGGGATTGGAACTTTCAGCCCTTCCGATCCAAAATCCCAGGATATTGCTGATCTGACTGGAAGCATTGACTTTTCAACAATTGCTGAATATGGTTCTGAATCCGATCCTCGAGCCTATCGTTTCGATGGGGAGCTGAATAAAGCAAACCGAGGTATGATGGAATTCCAGGAAATGCTGAAGTGTGACGAGAAGTTTTTATGGCATTTATTGTCCCTGACTCAGGAAGGCAACTTTAAAGCCGGACGCTTCGCCCTGATTTCGGCAGATGAGCTAATTGTCGCTCACACGAATGAAACAGAGTATCGTTCATTCATTTCCAATAAAAAGAATGAAGCACTGCATTCCAGGATAATCGTTATGCCAATCCCATATAATTTAAAGGTTTCAGAGGAAGAGAAGATTTACGATAAAATGATCCGTGAGAGCGATGTTTCCAACGTGCACATTGCACCGCATACCTTGAGGGTTGCAGCGATGTTTACGATTTTAACCCGGATGAAAGATCCGAAAAAAGGCGATATAGATTTAGTTAAGAAAATGCGTTTGTATGATGGAGAGAGCGTTGAAGGCTATAACAGAGCAGATGTGGAAGAATTGAAAAAAGAACATGCAGATGAGGGCATGAGCGGGATTGACCCGCGCTATGTCATTAACAGAATCTCTTCGACAATCATCCGCAAAAATATCACAAGCATCAATGCGCTGGATGTATTGCGATCGCTTAAAGAAGGATTGGATCAGCATCCATCCATCACTCCAGAACTGAAAGAAAGATACCTGAACTTTATTTCTCTGGCCCGCAAAGAGTATGATGATATCGCCAAGAAAGAAGTCCAAAAGGCCTTTGTTTACTCTTATGAAGAATCTGCGAAAACACTTATGGAAAACTATCTTGATAATGTTGAAGCATACTGCAATAAAGCGAAGCTGCGCGACCCATTAACCGGTGAGGAAATCAGTCCGGATGAAAAGCTGATGCGCTCAATTGAAGAGCAGATCGGCATCTCCGAGAATGCGAAGAAAGCATTCAGGGAGGAAATCCTCATCCGCATCTCAGCTTACGCAAGAAAAGGCAAGCGCTTTGACTATAATTCGCATGACCGCCTGCGCGAAGCCATCCAGAAGAAGCTTTTCGCTGACCTGAAGGATGTCGTGAAAATCACAACATCTTCAAAAACGCCGGATGAGCAGCAGCTGAAGAAGGTCAACGAGGTAGTAGCACGTCTGATCGACGAACATGGCTATAACTCCACATCTGCAAACGAACTGCTCCGCTATGTGGGAAGCTTGCTGAATCGATAA
- the nfsA gene encoding oxygen-insensitive NADPH nitroreductase yields the protein MNEVTNLLMDHRSVRNFEDRPLSKEQIETIVLSAQAASTSSFVQAYSIIGVTDKEKKAKLAEMAGNQNYVAENGHFFVFCADLHRHEVLGQMENKNVIPSIESTEKFIVAVIDAALAAQNAAIAAESLGLGLCYIGGIRNNLEGVAELLKTPDRVIPLFGLAVGYPSKKNDKKPRLPLQHIYHENEYNQDETAYRQELEVYNKIISEYYDERTGGKRKDTWTSQIAGMLEKQTRMYMKDFVQKNKMDLR from the coding sequence ATGAATGAAGTTACCAATTTGCTGATGGACCATCGTTCCGTCCGGAATTTTGAAGACAGGCCTCTGTCAAAAGAGCAGATTGAAACAATTGTACTATCTGCTCAAGCTGCTTCCACTTCAAGTTTTGTCCAGGCCTATTCAATAATCGGAGTGACAGATAAGGAAAAGAAAGCGAAACTTGCTGAAATGGCAGGCAATCAGAATTATGTAGCTGAAAATGGCCATTTTTTCGTGTTTTGTGCTGATCTGCATCGCCATGAAGTCTTGGGCCAAATGGAAAATAAAAATGTAATTCCATCAATCGAAAGCACAGAAAAGTTTATTGTGGCTGTCATTGATGCTGCATTGGCTGCGCAGAATGCTGCCATTGCTGCAGAATCGCTGGGACTTGGACTCTGCTATATTGGCGGAATAAGAAATAATCTGGAGGGAGTGGCTGAGCTATTAAAAACACCAGATCGTGTGATTCCTTTGTTTGGACTGGCTGTGGGCTACCCTTCCAAAAAGAACGACAAAAAACCGAGGCTCCCTCTTCAGCACATTTATCATGAAAATGAGTATAATCAGGATGAAACAGCATACCGCCAAGAGCTGGAAGTGTATAATAAAATCATTTCCGAGTATTATGATGAGCGTACAGGCGGCAAGCGGAAGGACACTTGGACCAGTCAAATTGCCGGCATGCTCGAAAAGCAGACACGCATGTATATGAAGGATTTTGTTCAGAAAAACAAGATGGATTTAAGGTAG
- the trmL gene encoding tRNA (uridine(34)/cytosine(34)/5-carboxymethylaminomethyluridine(34)-2'-O)-methyltransferase TrmL — protein MGLHVVLYQPEIPANTGNIARTCAATDTTLHLIRPLGFSTDDRMMKRAGLDYWQFVKIVYHDSLDDFFKSTEHGEYFYLTKDGTKPYSTFDYSKVEKDYYFIFGKETIGLPNDVIERNKERLLKVPINNNIRSLNLSNTAAILVYEALRQQEYLHLT, from the coding sequence GTGGGATTGCATGTAGTATTATATCAGCCGGAAATTCCGGCCAACACAGGCAATATAGCCCGTACCTGCGCGGCTACTGATACGACATTGCATCTGATCCGGCCGCTCGGCTTTTCAACAGATGATAGAATGATGAAGCGGGCAGGCTTGGATTACTGGCAATTTGTAAAAATTGTTTATCATGATTCATTGGATGATTTCTTTAAAAGCACTGAACATGGTGAATACTTCTACTTAACGAAGGATGGCACCAAGCCATATTCCACTTTTGACTATAGCAAAGTCGAGAAGGATTATTATTTTATTTTCGGCAAGGAAACGATCGGTCTTCCCAATGATGTTATTGAAAGAAACAAAGAGCGCTTGTTAAAGGTACCAATCAACAATAATATCCGTTCGCTTAACTTATCCAACACAGCTGCCATTCTTGTCTATGAAGCACTGCGCCAGCAGGAATATTTACATTTAACATAG
- a CDS encoding amidase domain-containing protein gives MRDQLHELLKKRVQQCVSHSRSSIHTCPKIEKKKESLSGRSGEIVKAQAAGKVISVGMEKEDVTPVEYRVHFKYLIKQKGVFYMEEEIEERTADFYKGVFVEDREKNPFKDIIKEEAFPARELEEEERYEYEYDRMKAVQYAEKWWNSYNPAYKKFDVDCTNYISQCLHTGGGPMRGYPNRGKGWWMRSGNWSYSWTVANSMRWYLPSSNSGLRAEEVSSPDQLLIGDVICYDFQGDGRFDHTTIVTGKDASGMPLVNAHTYNSRMRYWAYEDSTAYTPNIKYKFLTITDDQ, from the coding sequence GTGAGGGACCAGCTTCATGAGCTGTTAAAGAAAAGAGTGCAGCAGTGCGTTTCCCATTCAAGAAGTTCAATTCATACATGCCCTAAGATTGAAAAAAAGAAGGAATCTCTTTCCGGCCGCTCCGGTGAGATTGTGAAGGCTCAGGCAGCCGGAAAAGTGATCAGTGTCGGCATGGAGAAGGAAGATGTGACTCCAGTTGAATATAGAGTTCACTTCAAATATTTAATTAAACAAAAAGGTGTATTTTATATGGAAGAAGAGATTGAAGAGCGGACAGCCGACTTTTATAAAGGAGTATTTGTTGAAGACCGGGAGAAAAATCCTTTTAAAGATATTATAAAGGAAGAGGCGTTTCCAGCCCGGGAACTTGAAGAGGAAGAAAGATATGAGTATGAATATGACCGCATGAAGGCAGTGCAGTATGCAGAAAAATGGTGGAACAGCTATAATCCGGCTTATAAGAAATTTGATGTGGATTGCACCAATTATATTTCCCAGTGTCTTCATACAGGCGGCGGCCCAATGAGGGGATACCCCAACCGCGGAAAAGGATGGTGGATGAGAAGCGGGAATTGGAGCTACAGCTGGACAGTAGCGAATTCAATGCGGTGGTATCTGCCCAGTTCAAATTCAGGGTTAAGAGCCGAGGAAGTCTCCAGTCCGGATCAGCTTTTAATAGGAGATGTCATTTGCTATGATTTCCAGGGAGACGGGCGCTTTGATCATACAACGATCGTGACGGGTAAAGATGCATCAGGAATGCCCCTCGTCAATGCCCATACCTATAACAGCCGAATGCGCTATTGGGCTTATGAAGATTCAACAGCCTATACACCCAATATTAAATATAAATTTTTGACTATAACCGATGACCAGTAA
- the queG gene encoding tRNA epoxyqueuosine(34) reductase QueG, with protein MDFAQFKQEVIEYSNTIGIDKIGFTTADTFDEMKNRLIRQQELQYHSGFEEPDIEKRVNPALLMDKPRSIISIAVAYPSKMKVRVVSKRGERRGIFCRASWGKDYHHILRERLQKLEEFIQSRIPEAICKSMVDTGELVDRAVAQRAGIGWSGKNCSIITPEFGSYVYLGEMITNLPFEPDKPMEDRCGSCNKCVDVCPTGALIQGGQLDAQKCIAFLTQTKGFLAEPYREKLGNRLYGCDTCQTVCPENKGKDFHLHDEMEPDPEVAKPLLRPLLFISNREFKEKYGPVSGSWRGKKPIQRNAIIALAHYKDETAAEDLVKVMTEDPRPVIRGTAAWALGKIGGEKSLPALKQALQLEKDGEVIAEIEKGLSFFEQ; from the coding sequence ATGGACTTTGCACAATTCAAGCAGGAAGTGATTGAATACAGTAACACAATTGGCATTGATAAAATCGGTTTTACGACAGCGGACACTTTTGATGAAATGAAAAATAGGCTGATTCGCCAGCAGGAGCTTCAATATCATTCAGGATTTGAAGAACCTGATATTGAGAAGAGGGTGAATCCCGCCCTGCTAATGGACAAACCCCGGTCTATTATTTCCATAGCAGTTGCTTACCCTTCCAAAATGAAGGTAAGGGTTGTCAGCAAAAGAGGTGAAAGAAGGGGAATTTTCTGCCGGGCTTCATGGGGGAAGGACTATCATCATATCCTGAGGGAACGTCTTCAAAAGCTTGAGGAATTCATTCAGTCAAGAATTCCTGAGGCGATATGCAAATCCATGGTGGATACAGGTGAGCTGGTGGATCGGGCCGTTGCACAGCGTGCCGGAATTGGCTGGAGCGGAAAAAACTGTTCCATCATCACACCGGAATTCGGATCGTATGTTTATCTTGGAGAAATGATAACAAATCTGCCTTTTGAGCCTGATAAGCCAATGGAAGACAGATGCGGAAGCTGCAATAAATGTGTTGATGTCTGCCCGACCGGAGCTTTAATTCAGGGAGGTCAGCTTGATGCACAGAAATGCATTGCATTCTTGACACAGACAAAGGGCTTTCTAGCAGAGCCATATAGAGAAAAACTGGGGAACAGGCTTTATGGGTGCGACACCTGTCAAACCGTTTGTCCTGAAAATAAAGGCAAGGATTTTCATCTGCATGATGAGATGGAGCCGGATCCGGAAGTGGCAAAGCCGCTTTTAAGGCCGCTTCTTTTTATCAGCAACCGTGAATTCAAAGAAAAATATGGCCCTGTTTCAGGTTCCTGGAGAGGGAAAAAGCCGATCCAGCGAAATGCCATCATCGCCCTGGCTCACTACAAAGATGAGACAGCGGCAGAAGACCTGGTTAAAGTAATGACAGAAGATCCGAGGCCGGTGATCCGGGGAACGGCAGCATGGGCACTCGGGAAAATAGGCGGAGAAAAATCACTGCCTGCACTAAAGCAGGCATTGCAGCTGGAGAAAGACGGAGAAGTCATCGCTGAAATTGAAAAGGGTTTAAGTTTTTTTGAACAATGA
- a CDS encoding B3/B4 domain-containing protein, producing MEIMIAPELCKLLPNFKIGFITYKNIEVGQSPQMVKGRLQLFQESIYFDLEDKSVTEFEGIKEWRQIFKTAGKDPNRYRHSAEALYRRIKKQNYLQPVNSSIDINNFFSLEYQIPIGIYDADKLSGHLTIRLGKEGEEYNGLNGRPNSLANLIISEDAAGPFGSPFVDSERTAVTEQTKNAIQIVYLRPSLETDKAEKMTESLMNMYTQVHGGEAAFKVIGC from the coding sequence TTGGAAATTATGATAGCTCCAGAGTTGTGCAAATTATTGCCCAATTTTAAAATTGGATTCATTACATATAAGAATATCGAAGTCGGACAATCTCCTCAAATGGTAAAGGGCAGACTCCAATTATTTCAGGAATCTATTTATTTTGACTTAGAGGACAAGAGTGTTACAGAATTTGAAGGGATCAAAGAATGGCGACAGATTTTCAAAACAGCAGGCAAGGATCCGAACCGCTACCGCCATTCTGCAGAAGCACTGTACAGAAGAATTAAAAAACAAAATTATCTGCAGCCGGTCAACAGCTCAATAGATATTAACAATTTCTTTTCCCTGGAATACCAAATACCCATCGGTATATATGATGCTGATAAGCTTTCAGGCCATCTGACTATCAGGTTAGGCAAAGAAGGCGAAGAATATAATGGCTTAAACGGAAGACCCAATTCGCTTGCCAATTTAATAATCAGTGAAGATGCAGCAGGGCCATTTGGCAGTCCTTTTGTGGACTCTGAAAGGACAGCTGTCACGGAACAGACTAAAAATGCCATTCAAATTGTTTATTTGCGACCTTCTCTGGAAACCGATAAGGCTGAAAAAATGACAGAGTCATTAATGAACATGTACACTCAAGTGCATGGTGGAGAAGCGGCTTTTAAGGTAATTGGATGTTAA
- a CDS encoding sugar phosphate isomerase/epimerase family protein, producing the protein MKLGVFTVLFAEKNFEDMLDYVKAAGLKAVEIGTGAYPGNAHCSLQELLESNELRDDYLNKVLSRGLEISAFSCHGNPISPDNAFAEESDRVLYDTIKLASLMNVPVVNCFSGTAGDGEGAKHPNWPVAPWPNEYGEVLKWQWEEKLIPYWKKAGQFAKDHNVKIGLELHGGFLVHTPYTLLKLREETCDAIGANLDPSHLWWQGIDPVAAIKILGKENAIHHFHAKDTYIDQENVNMYGLMDMQPYGNVQTRAWTFRSVGCGHSLQEWSDMMSALRTFGYDYVVSIEHEDPLMSIEEGFTRAVRNLKSILIEEQPSEMWWV; encoded by the coding sequence GTGAAGCTCGGGGTATTTACCGTATTATTTGCTGAGAAAAATTTTGAAGATATGCTCGATTATGTGAAAGCTGCAGGACTTAAGGCTGTTGAAATCGGAACGGGAGCCTATCCCGGTAACGCTCACTGCAGCCTGCAGGAGCTTTTGGAAAGCAATGAACTCCGGGATGATTACCTGAACAAGGTTTTGTCGAGGGGGCTTGAAATCAGTGCATTCAGCTGTCATGGCAATCCGATCTCACCTGATAATGCATTTGCAGAGGAATCAGACCGTGTATTATACGACACGATTAAGTTAGCAAGCTTAATGAATGTTCCGGTTGTTAACTGTTTTTCCGGCACTGCCGGTGACGGGGAAGGGGCAAAGCACCCGAATTGGCCGGTCGCACCGTGGCCGAATGAGTATGGAGAAGTGCTGAAATGGCAATGGGAGGAGAAGCTCATTCCTTACTGGAAGAAAGCGGGACAATTTGCCAAAGACCATAATGTGAAAATCGGTCTCGAACTGCATGGCGGATTCCTTGTACACACCCCGTATACACTTTTAAAATTAAGGGAAGAAACGTGTGACGCCATTGGAGCCAATCTGGATCCAAGCCATTTATGGTGGCAGGGCATTGACCCTGTGGCAGCAATCAAAATACTGGGAAAAGAAAATGCTATTCATCATTTTCATGCAAAAGATACCTATATTGACCAGGAAAATGTGAATATGTACGGGTTAATGGATATGCAGCCGTATGGCAATGTACAGACCAGGGCGTGGACGTTCAGATCAGTCGGGTGCGGACACAGCCTGCAGGAATGGTCTGATATGATGAGCGCTTTGCGCACGTTTGGGTATGACTATGTTGTCAGCATTGAGCACGAAGATCCGCTTATGTCGATTGAAGAAGGATTTACAAGAGCAGTAAGGAACCTTAAATCCATCTTAATCGAAGAGCAGCCTTCGGAAATGTGGTGGGTATAA
- a CDS encoding Gfo/Idh/MocA family protein, with protein MKKLRIGIIGAGGIAQSRHIPVLLKLSDSASITAICDVNEETAQLAAKKFGISSVFTDYKEVFTETDAVVICTPNKFHAEITAAALEAGLHVLCEKPMAMTAEECRKMIEARDRSGKVLAIAYHYRFMKEAQAAKKLISENEIGTPFAARARAMRRRKVPGWGVFTNKELQGGGSLIDYGCHLLDLSLWLLGNPAETEVSGTAYNKLSKMPDQVNLWGSFDHQSFDVDDHVTAYIKFANGASLLFETSWSANIEKDDESLSLSGQQGGIDLFPFSLNQSKHGMLLNTRSEWLPGEDDYALTQARNFINSCLGSEEFMVKAEEALQTTRIIDAIYSSSKREIY; from the coding sequence ATGAAGAAGCTTCGGATCGGAATTATCGGTGCTGGCGGAATTGCCCAATCCCGGCATATTCCCGTTTTATTAAAATTATCGGATAGTGCTTCCATAACAGCTATCTGCGATGTGAATGAAGAAACTGCACAGCTGGCTGCAAAGAAGTTTGGAATTAGCAGCGTTTTTACAGATTATAAAGAAGTATTCACTGAAACAGATGCAGTGGTTATTTGTACACCGAATAAGTTTCATGCTGAAATTACCGCTGCTGCGCTGGAGGCCGGGCTGCATGTTTTGTGTGAGAAGCCGATGGCCATGACAGCAGAAGAATGCAGGAAAATGATCGAGGCAAGAGACCGGTCAGGGAAGGTATTGGCCATTGCTTATCACTACCGGTTCATGAAAGAGGCACAAGCTGCAAAAAAACTGATTTCAGAAAATGAAATTGGCACTCCGTTTGCAGCCAGGGCAAGAGCGATGAGAAGAAGAAAAGTGCCGGGCTGGGGTGTTTTTACCAATAAGGAACTCCAAGGCGGCGGAAGCTTGATTGATTACGGCTGCCATTTGCTTGACCTCTCGCTTTGGCTTCTGGGAAACCCGGCGGAAACGGAGGTATCCGGTACAGCTTACAATAAATTAAGCAAAATGCCTGATCAGGTGAATCTATGGGGCAGCTTTGACCATCAATCCTTTGATGTAGATGATCATGTGACAGCTTACATAAAATTTGCGAATGGCGCTTCCCTTCTTTTTGAGACTTCCTGGTCTGCCAATATTGAAAAGGATGATGAAAGCCTCAGTCTTTCAGGGCAGCAGGGAGGGATTGATTTATTCCCATTCAGTTTGAATCAATCCAAACATGGAATGCTCCTGAATACACGTTCAGAATGGCTCCCGGGAGAAGATGACTATGCTTTAACGCAGGCACGGAACTTTATTAACAGCTGTTTGGGCAGCGAAGAATTTATGGTTAAAGCAGAAGAAGCACTCCAGACAACCAGGATTATTGATGCGATTTACAGTAGCAGCAAGCGAGAAATATATTAA
- a CDS encoding Gfo/Idh/MocA family protein, protein MKKLKIGIIGCGSIAKHRHMPEYHASRGAVIAAVCDINKDRANVFADLYESKAYTDYRELLADKDIDAVSVCTPNYLHAPISVAALNAGKHVLCEKPMATSKEEAQDMIEAARKNGKKLMIAHNQRFVPSHKKAKDLIARGDAGKIYSFRTAFGHGGPEGWSADGKESWFFKKNQAFIGAMGDLGVHKTDLLRYLLGEEFAEVGAFVETSAKAGADVDDTAVCVLKTESGVIGTLAASWSYVSKEDNSTIIYGEKAILRLEDDPVNSLIVQYADGETVKYELGGIQTNEEGGQKSSGVIDHFIESILNEQEPVISGSEGMKSLQVILAALESSETKQIVRIN, encoded by the coding sequence ATGAAAAAACTCAAAATCGGAATCATTGGATGCGGAAGTATTGCCAAGCATCGGCATATGCCTGAATATCATGCAAGCAGAGGAGCTGTCATTGCAGCGGTATGTGATATTAATAAAGATCGTGCAAATGTGTTTGCTGATCTTTACGAGTCGAAGGCGTACACCGATTATAGGGAATTGCTAGCTGACAAGGATATAGATGCAGTGAGTGTCTGCACACCGAATTACCTGCATGCCCCTATTTCAGTTGCAGCATTGAACGCGGGCAAGCATGTTTTATGTGAAAAGCCAATGGCCACATCTAAGGAAGAGGCGCAGGACATGATAGAGGCAGCCCGTAAAAATGGAAAGAAATTAATGATTGCTCACAATCAGCGCTTTGTTCCGTCCCATAAAAAAGCAAAGGATTTGATTGCAAGGGGTGATGCGGGAAAAATCTACAGTTTCCGAACTGCTTTTGGCCACGGCGGGCCAGAGGGGTGGAGTGCAGATGGCAAAGAAAGCTGGTTCTTCAAAAAGAATCAGGCTTTTATTGGCGCGATGGGTGACCTTGGTGTCCATAAGACCGACCTGCTGCGTTACCTGCTGGGAGAAGAGTTTGCTGAGGTTGGGGCATTTGTCGAAACGAGTGCCAAAGCCGGTGCTGATGTCGATGATACAGCAGTATGTGTTTTGAAAACGGAAAGCGGTGTGATCGGTACATTGGCTGCAAGCTGGTCTTACGTATCTAAAGAAGACAATTCAACTATTATTTATGGAGAGAAAGCTATTTTGAGGCTGGAGGATGATCCGGTGAACTCTCTTATTGTTCAGTATGCAGACGGTGAAACAGTGAAGTATGAGCTCGGCGGAATCCAGACAAATGAAGAAGGCGGGCAAAAGAGTTCAGGTGTCATTGACCACTTCATTGAAAGTATTCTAAATGAACAGGAGCCTGTGATCTCCGGTTCCGAGGGGATGAAGTCGCTCCAAGTGATTCTTGCTGCCCTGGAGTCAAGCGAAACAAAGCAGATTGTCAGAATTAATTGA